The window CAACTTGCATTTTAAATATAGTAAAGGGTAGATATTAGTTCAATTCAATCAACGAAGTTATgtggagaaaaaatatattattaaaataaaatattttgtgtttgttatttaaaatccattttcattctttccttttttctcaaatttgtaaataactttACTTAatcacaactactcaattaatCAATAGGAACTACGGAATCTCCTTAAGGACTTGCCCATCAAGCCAATTTTTAATGATGTTAACGGAAAATGAACCCAATTTTTAAAGAAGGATGAGAGTTAACTTTAAATCTTTGAATACTTATGCTTTGTTTGGATGATGAAAGATTTTGAGAATAGAGAAGTAGAGTAGagagaagtaaaagaaaatagataattagaggaaaaaatagaaatttttcaATTGTTTGGATTGagagaagtgaaaaaaaaaagaaaatgtattgtAAAATGTAAaggtaaataaattattttaatttgttacgtgtcttatcattttctttatttttctctcaatgTCTCAACAAATTAAGGATTGGTTTGGTAGGGTGGATTCAcattattttattgttcatttcatctatttttagttttctttaggagagaattcttttttttttggggtctCACCATTCTTTTCTCTATTCTCTCACCGTctcacttatcttttttttttttttaaacaaccgAAAAAAATATTCTCACTCAAACTTCTCTCTCATCAACTTACATATCCCCTGAATCAACATAAACAAATGATGTGTTATACCAATCTATTTTGACAAATCCTTAATAATATTGAAACTTGTACAAATCTTACAAAGCATAGTAATCAATCTTGAATAGCAACACATAACAACCGATTCCAAAAATAGAATAACGAGATAGTTGGTACTCGCGCGGATGGTCACTATTCAAATTTTCTTTGTGTGtattaaacaattaatattatatatgtatatatatgcttACTTACAAATGAAACATTACTCAAAATTCATGAGATactcataattaataataaaaactcaCAATACTTAAAACATAGAAGTAAacagaagagaaagaagaagaaagtgagCAAGGAAGATCaaaggaagaaataaaattGGTTCTAATACGTAAGAGTGCGAAAGAGGAGGAAAACATAAGCAGGTTGCTAAATAAAAGACATGGTCATTGGAAACAATGGTgggttgttaaaaaataaagtggATTGTCGTAAAACATGTTGTTAAATAGAAATCCACTGATTAGATGAGTAATCCACTGACCCACTATTCTTATTGAGTCATGTATAATTTttagatgttatttttttttcattttatttatgttttctcaCACTAATAATACactattttatttctatctaaaatataataaaaattatattaacattcaaattgttataaaaaaattattgttataaacaaatttaatttttacaaaataaaaattattttaaaatgactcTAGACCTAATTGACTCAAGACCACCTAATCTGTTTATAATCGGGTTAATTCAATTCAAGCGTGTCATAAAATTACACAAACTCAATTTAATTAGTATATGAAATTTTGATTAAGTTATGAACATCCTTACGACCCTACTTTAATATCAGTTTATGCCtatggataattttattttttttgtcacaagTAGTTACTTGAGTGTATATGTATTGATtagaggtaaaataaaaaaaaattgtaaaaaataaaatgaagttaTCTCCTTTAATTATAATATGCGATGGAAGAGGATTTTAGCTTTCatgtttttgattttgttccCAGTTTTGTTAGTGGTGTTGTAAGAGCTGATTTTAGCtttcaaacataaatttttCTGATTGCAATTGACCAAGAAAATTTGtactcaataaaaattaaacacaaattttttgattaaataaataaatcacacACATATAAACATCCTGGGATCTTAAGTGAGTACGTaaatctttcattatttttgtaaacCTTTAAAACAAGAAAACGAAACAAGGTTTTATACTAGTAATTGTTATTGTTGACGTTATTACGCGAAACGCTTTTTTCAGCAGATGAGACCTTCAGTGACCCACAAGTCCACACCTCACCAAGCTTACGCATCTTAaatccaaattaaaatattggtGTGGCTTATCTTTATATTAATCCAACCAACACATTGTGATTGTGGTGggaagaaaagaataatttaaaggGAGGGTAGCAGCATGGTAAGGGAGGAGGGCAATAACGTAATTTGAGTGGTTGTGAAATTTACTTGACAGGCAATCTTTGTCTCATATGCAATAGAGTTACACCCAAGGCAGCACACAACACAGCCATtcccaaagagaaacaaacacagTTGCATTGTTGCAATTGCAACTAAAATCCGCGCCTGGGATCGCACCTTCATTTCAAAACCTgctccatttttttctttctttctttcgcTTCCGTAGCTCTATCTCTAAGCGTGCACGCGCGCGTCTAGTGCAATTATTAGTTAGTTTGATTGGAATGGTGAACGGTGAAAAGTGAATTCCAGAAAGAAGAGAATGGCAAGTAGTGGTGCTGCTGCTACATCGGCGTCGCAGAGTGATGGAATTAGTAGTAGAATGGAAGGCTGGTTGTACCTTATAAGATTCAACCGTATTGGACTTCAGTTCTCGCGGAAGCGTTACTTCGTTCTCGACGGTAACCTTCTTCGCAGCTTCAAATCCGTTCCTGTTTCAAATAATCAGGCACgtctttattcttcttcttctttttttttttttttatttcaccgattctctattttcttttttatttcaaattgcGTCGATTCGGCGGCGAATGGAGGTAGAGAAATTGCGGAGTTAAGCGTTTTCGTTCTGCTTTATCGATTGTGACGCTGTGAAACTTTTTTTCTGGAACTTTCTTCGCAGGATCCTGTTAGAAGCGCGATTGTAGATTCCTGCATTCGAGTCATGGATAATGGAAGAGAGAGCGTTAACAGAAAAGTATCTAcactctttttctgttttttaatgTCTTTGATTTTCTGTGTTGTAACCGATGGCCTGCTTGTGGCGTGCGTGCGTGATGCTCATTCTCTGTGCTGATTGCAGGTGTTCTTCATATTCACTCTCTATAATACTTTGAATCACAATGATCAGTTAAAGGTGAGGTCATTATTAGGTTcagaataagaattttttttctgttttacaATTATGCCTTTGAGTTACGAAGTGCGAGTGTTGTGTAGTTTGGAGCAAGCCGTCCTGAGGAAGCAGCGAGGTGGATTCAGTCCTTTCATGAAGCATCGTTAAAGGTATGTGATCTGAAACGTTTTAAGCGTGCGGTGGAACTGTTTTTCGTGAATATGAGACTATTGCCGTGAACGTGTGCAGGGTGCGCCTGATGGAGGAGATGATACTGTAGGTTGTTCTAAGAGGAGATGGCAATCCTTTAGGTAGAGtaacctgattttttttttatctgatctATGAATAATTTATACTGCAACAAAAAAATTCTAGTTGTCTGAATTGACAATTCTTTGAGCTGTTTTATTCATATATCTCCTGTGTGACCTATGATTCTTTTTATGGTGTGATACTTACAGACTCAGTGGATCTTCCAGTAGTAGAAGTCACCCAAATTCTGTAGACTGGACTCTTTCTTCTGCTGATGTTATTGCCCCTTCACCATGGACAATCTTTGGCTGCCAAAATGGTAAAAGTGTATTTCCATTTTTGCTGTTTGAGTTGTCATTGCTTTGTGAAAGTTGTTTTAAAATTGCACTTAAGTACTAGAGCTGGCTAAAaatgttactaatgtttttatgGTGTAACACAGGTTTACGACTATTCAAGGAAGCAAAAGACAGGGATTCTAGTGGGAAGGTTGGCAGAAATTGTTTTcagtaattattgttttatattttataatagaaaTACGAACTCTTGAATATGGTCCTATCTTCAGAAATGGGATGATCACCCTGCAATAATGGCTGTTGGTGTGGTTGATGGAACTTCAGAAGCCATCTTCCAGACTCTTATGTCGCTTGGTCCTTCAAGATCAGAGTAAGTTCATTAATTGCACATGACCATCCAGCAGGACATATCTTGTTGTTTTTTCTCATTggctttgtttttttaataatgttgagTATCATTATGGCATCATTGACATGTTACTTCTATTTAGTTTTactatatcatcatcatcatcatgattgGCCTGATTGGatgaaaaatgaattattatgGTACAAGAATACAAGAGaacgaaaaatatatataagagcCCAACAAATAAAAACCAgagcaaagaagaaaataaaataaaccgaATAAAGCTTACTACCTTGTACCCTATCTAGAATAGCAAGCCATTAACCAATCACCATAATTAAGCTTAAAAGAGACTACTTTATCCCACTTAAGTAATGACAAAAATTCATGGAACTTGTGACATTCCTCACCAATCATAAGTACCATATAAAATAATTGCACAATGCCAAATTTCCTTTCCCACTTTACTCTCCCCAAAACCTTTGAAATGATGCGAGAAAGGGCTCCAAATTCTATCAACATGTTTATCACTAACAGAATCTTACAACAAGATCACGTGGAATTTTTAACTGGATATTGAGCACATAATCATGTCATTTTAGGTTCATTGATCATGGAAATAGGCTAAGGTGAAAGGGTGTgctttgattgaaaaaaaaaaaaataatgtaggaATCTGGgacatgtataaaaatattattgttaggATATAGCCAGGTAGCAGTATAATTATAATACAATTTGATAAACCAACCATGGTTGTCAAGTTCAGTTTgcattattgatttattatgttaatgaggttgttaatattatcattaaatacattaaatatcGGCTTGCAGATGGGATTTCTGTTTCTACAAAGGAAATGTGGTGGAGCACTTGGATGGTCACACTGACATTATTCACAAACAACTATTTAGCGATTGGTTGCCTTGGTAAAGAACCAAGCCTTTAGTGCTGATCATGTACCACTACTTGTTTTAAGGTTCTACTAGTctatttagaattaaaaaaatatttttttcatataatgtTTTACAGGGGAATGAAACGAAGAGATCTCTTGTTGCGGCGTTATTGGAGGAGAGAAGATGATGGAACTTATGGTAGTAGtgaataatggaagaaaattcACACGTACAAACACATTCTGAATGAAAGTAATTTCTTTGGTTTTCTTTGTCACAGTTATTCTTTACCATTCCATGTTTCACAAGAAGTGCCCTCCCCAGAAAGGCTATGTGCGTGCTTGCCTTAAAAGTAATGTATGCTTAAACtatagaaatattaaatatttctattcCATTATTCTATTTGCTGGTCTCGTACTTTATCTCAAAATAAATCTGATACTATGTAACTTTTTAAGTTGGTAATTTGGAATCATAATGTTCTTCGCTTTCAATCATCGTTATTCTGTTCCGAACTTAAATAATAGTTCACTGTTACTGATTCTTAAATCCTCCTCCTTCACTTTAGTTGTCTTTGTAATATCCAATTGAATTTATGTATACTTGGAGGATTTCTGatctcgtttttttttttattaatcttctAATGCTGTTGAAAGTTGCTAGATAGACAGTTTAGTGGAAAAATTATGGGTGAGAGTAGTTGAAGGATGACAACTCATATTCTTTTGTAGGTGGAGGGTATGTTATATCACCAGTGAACAAAGGAAAGCAATCAGTTGTAAAGCATATGCTTGCTATTGATTGGAAATGCTGGAGATTATATCTTAAATCTTCATCAGCACATTCCATAACCATTCAAATGCTTGGGAGAGTTGCTGGTAATCTTATTTTGTATCGCTGAATGTtgacatatttttaattaaaagatttaatattctagtttatatttttatttactacttTCTTTTGCTTGTGCAGCATTACGGGAATTATTTAAAGCTAAACTAGGAAATTGTTCTTCATCTGATTATTCATCTGGAGAGTTGACGAGAAACAGAGAGCTTCATATAAAGGAAGAACACATCATAAATTCTGATACTGAAATTCAAGCAGATGAGAACAATCATGATATTTCAGTTGGAGAAGTAGATCAAACGCAATCAGAACATGCAAGCCTTGTTACTCTAAATGATGCTGATGATGAGTTCTATGATGTTCCGGAGCCATCAGACTGTGACGTGTCAGAAAATGGATGGATGACTGAATGTAGCCACCAGAAGTCTCAGGTAAAAATACCTTTTGAAATATTTGCTTTTATTGCACAGAAACGAAGTGAACATTCCAAAGTTAAAATACAGTTTGTGTCTTCGAGGTTAATCTTGAGAGATTGCTCTAAgacatttcttttaatatattattggcAACAATCAATTACTGCACGGgctttcaaatataatttattgttctCAGTTTTCTATATCTGTTTGTTTAGTAGGGGGGATAAAACTGCTTCACTTTCCCCATTAGTTAATAGACACTGCTTTAGTTTTGGACCTTTTTGAAGACCTAAGATTATATAAACAGACACTTGTTTCATAGTCTATAAGTTAGACTCTAGACACTTGACTGTATGCTTATGGGTCTTTGATATTCTCTAAAATGGCTTCAAATGTGAGGACAAAAATGCAAGTCATAACCTAGGAGTAGGAGGTGGACTCTTCCATAGCTGCATCTTTGATGCCTACAATAATGTAAACTAGTTTGgaatttcaacttctaaatcaATAAAGCAGAAGACCCCTGCAACACACAACATTCTCTGTGGCTATGTTTTGAAGTATGGCAAGGGTGGAAGTGGCAAGGAATGAAATGACAAAGCTGGAAAAAAAGTTTGTTTGGGAGTTATTTAGAAAGGAAGGAGTGGGTGCGGGGTTTCCTATACAGTTTTCATATAGCCCTACAATTTAGCATTTCTTGTCAAATGGGTGCTTAGTGCAAGCATGTTTATCACTGCTCATGACATTGCAAGAGGTGCATTCAAAGTTGGGGCTGCATCTGGGCATATTTACttattagctttttttttttatgcctgACTATTCATCTCATATTGTTATGCTTTTATTATTTTGCATTGGAAATTTTGTCAAACTTCGTATTTTGCTTGACTTTGGTCTTTCCATGTCTTGCTGTGAATATGAGAATTTCAGGAGATTCGTCATCAGAAGTTATCAACTGCTGCCAACTTTGTGAAAAGATTGCATGATCTTGCAGGTGATCTGTATCCTCTTTGATTGTATATTATGattaatcatgattttatttcttctttgattAACAATGTCTAGAGATCCTGTTGCAGTTCAGAAGAGGGGTTATGTTGACTTGCAAGAAATGGTCAGGGAGGACAGTATCACATGCTCGTATGGATCCACTCTTCCACAAGATTCTACTTGTACATTACCATGTAGTTTGACAGAAACAGATCCTTCTACTTTCCTGATACGTGGAGAAAATTATCTTGAAGACCGCCTGAAGGTATAGTAGCTACAATGCATTATCACTTTTTGGGTGAATAACTGAATATTCTCAAACATTAAGGGAAAAGACTATTTTGCTTTTGGTTGTCCCCGCCTGTGCATGCAATTCTTTCTCCATTCTGTTACTTCTGTAAACTTTTAATGATCAAACTCTAGAttatctcttttctttctatatTATTCAGTTTAGATGCTTTGGTTCAAGATACTAAATGCAGATTAGCCACATCATATGCAATTatctttttgttgttatttgatTTAACCATTGACATTATCCCTAATCTCAAATGTCTGTGGTATTAATTACTAGGTTAAAGCAAAGGGAACCTTGATGAAAATGGTTGCTGCAGATTGGGTGAGATCTGACAAAAGGGAAGATGACCTTGGTGGCCGTCCTGGGAGCATTGTGCAGGTTGATCATTGCCTATGATTATGTTGTTCTTgacttttattatattaagcCATTGTGTAGAAACTTATGATTtctattataaagaaaaatcaatttGCTGGTGTTTGGTTACTTGCAGAAATATGCAGCACAGGGAGGGCCTGAGTTCTTTTTCATTGTAAACATTCAGGTAAATTTATAGTCTTCTTGTGCTTAGGTTGTTACATAAAATTGAGCACAACACTAATTAGGTGATTCTATGAACCAGGTTCCAGGTTCTACTACATATAGCCTAGCACTATACTATATGATGAATACTCCCGTGGAAGATGCTCCTTTGCTAGAGAGTTTTATCAAGGGTGATGATGCCTTCAGAAATTCCAGATTTAAACTTATACCATACATATCTAAGGTGAGTAAAAGTAATTACTCGTGTAATCTACTCTAAATTGCAGCCTAATAGCGCTCTTTTATATGTTATGGCTGAAAAATTGTTCTTTCCCCTACATTGGTTCCATCATTCCAAATACGTACAACAAAGAAATGATATATCAACCCTTTTTCTCAGTTGTACCATCCAATTAATTTGAATTCCCTCTCCTTTCCTTGCATTTAGGTTTTCAGGGAACTTTCTTAACTGGGAACATGttttgattttcttcatgggtCAGTGATTGGCATGATTTTACTTAATCACTGAATTCTAAGGAACTTTCTATTTTAGAATTTCTCACCCccaataaatatatgtatagtCCATGTTAAGAAGGCAAAATGTCTATTATTCGCCATTTGTTTAGCCCGTCATTTACAAATTACAAGACTCGACATTCCTGTTTCAGGGTTCATGGATAGTAAAGCAGAGTGTGGGAAAGAAGGCATGCCTAGTTGGTCAAGCACTGGAAATCAATTATTTCCAGGGAAGTAACTATTTGGAGGTAAATTCTGCATGATTATCAGTAGAATAGCAACTTGTTAGGAAAATCAAgataattagaataaatatattGTGTTTGCTATTTATATTTCAAGTTGATGCACTTGAAACTGCTTTGGTCTCCCTTGGTGTGTCTGTggaatatatattatacatgTGTAGGAGAATTAGTCACGAGAGTTAAGAACTGGGCTTAATAGTAGATATGCATGATGCATCAAACATTTAGCTGCAACTATCTTTCATGTGATTCTTATCTGGAAATCGTGG of the Glycine max cultivar Williams 82 chromosome 13, Glycine_max_v4.0, whole genome shotgun sequence genome contains:
- the LOC100812931 gene encoding protein ENHANCED DISEASE RESISTANCE 2, which translates into the protein MASSGAAATSASQSDGISSRMEGWLYLIRFNRIGLQFSRKRYFVLDGNLLRSFKSVPVSNNQDPVRSAIVDSCIRVMDNGRESVNRKVFFIFTLYNTLNHNDQLKFGASRPEEAARWIQSFHEASLKGAPDGGDDTVGCSKRRWQSFRLSGSSSSRSHPNSVDWTLSSADVIAPSPWTIFGCQNGLRLFKEAKDRDSSGKKWDDHPAIMAVGVVDGTSEAIFQTLMSLGPSRSEWDFCFYKGNVVEHLDGHTDIIHKQLFSDWLPWGMKRRDLLLRRYWRREDDGTYVILYHSMFHKKCPPQKGYVRACLKSGGYVISPVNKGKQSVVKHMLAIDWKCWRLYLKSSSAHSITIQMLGRVAALRELFKAKLGNCSSSDYSSGELTRNRELHIKEEHIINSDTEIQADENNHDISVGEVDQTQSEHASLVTLNDADDEFYDVPEPSDCDVSENGWMTECSHQKSQEIRHQKLSTAANFVKRLHDLAVQKRGYVDLQEMVREDSITCSYGSTLPQDSTCTLPCSLTETDPSTFLIRGENYLEDRLKVKAKGTLMKMVAADWVRSDKREDDLGGRPGSIVQKYAAQGGPEFFFIVNIQVPGSTTYSLALYYMMNTPVEDAPLLESFIKGDDAFRNSRFKLIPYISKGSWIVKQSVGKKACLVGQALEINYFQGSNYLELGVDIGSSTVARGVVSLVLGYLNHLVIEMAFLIQGNTREELPEFLLGTCRLNHLDASKAVCLMP